The Teredinibacter sp. KSP-S5-2 genome includes a window with the following:
- a CDS encoding DNA-3-methyladenine glycosylase I — protein sequence MSNIVSGPDGKPRCAWCQTVDAFFPYHDCEWGFPVEDDIRLFEKICLEGFQSGLSWRTILDKRENFRQAFHHFDFHRVAKFTQRDVNRLLKNEGIIRHRGKIEATINNAKCAIQMVENEGSLAAFFWSYEPNEKKLPPPQSQTTSVESVALSKELKKRGWKFVGPTTVYSFMQAMGLINDHVEGCVTRKQVAKARKQFSRPA from the coding sequence ATGAGTAATATCGTTTCTGGCCCAGATGGAAAACCCCGGTGCGCCTGGTGTCAGACTGTCGATGCCTTTTTTCCCTATCATGATTGTGAGTGGGGCTTTCCGGTTGAGGATGATATTCGTTTGTTTGAGAAAATCTGCCTGGAAGGATTTCAGTCCGGTTTAAGCTGGCGAACGATTTTGGATAAACGGGAAAATTTTCGTCAGGCATTTCATCATTTTGATTTTCATCGGGTCGCCAAATTTACTCAGCGGGATGTGAATCGTTTATTAAAAAACGAAGGCATTATTCGCCATCGAGGAAAAATAGAAGCCACCATTAATAACGCAAAATGTGCGATACAGATGGTGGAAAATGAAGGGTCTTTAGCGGCGTTTTTCTGGTCTTACGAGCCAAACGAAAAAAAACTGCCTCCGCCGCAAAGTCAGACGACCTCCGTGGAATCCGTTGCGTTATCGAAAGAATTAAAAAAACGCGGCTGGAAGTTTGTTGGGCCGACGACCGTATATTCGTTTATGCAGGCTATGGGTTTGATCAATGATCATGTGGAAGGTTGCGTAACACGGAAACAGGTGGCCAAGGCGCGTAAGCAATTCTCGCGTCCAGCATGA
- a CDS encoding TetR/AcrR family transcriptional regulator, whose amino-acid sequence MLKLTTRERIVQAADALFYERGFEYTSFSHIADKVNISRGNFYHHFKTKDEILTAVIEYRMDKTERMLEEWESEGDTPLDRIRCFIEILIRNQAKIKLHGCPVGTLSSELAKLSHSAQEQANEIFTLFRVWLRKQFTLLGHKKKADALAMHVLARSQGVATLANAFHDEKFIRYEVDELLDWLQAYV is encoded by the coding sequence ATGTTGAAATTAACCACGCGGGAGAGAATTGTTCAGGCTGCGGATGCGTTGTTTTATGAGCGGGGTTTTGAGTATACCTCTTTTTCGCATATTGCGGATAAGGTAAATATTTCCCGTGGTAACTTTTACCATCACTTTAAAACTAAAGATGAGATCTTGACGGCGGTTATTGAGTACCGGATGGATAAAACCGAACGTATGCTGGAGGAATGGGAATCTGAAGGTGATACTCCGCTTGATCGAATCCGTTGCTTTATCGAAATTCTGATTCGTAATCAGGCAAAAATAAAACTGCACGGTTGTCCGGTGGGAACATTGTCTTCGGAGTTGGCTAAACTAAGCCACTCTGCTCAAGAGCAGGCAAATGAAATTTTTACTCTTTTTCGCGTCTGGTTACGCAAACAGTTTACTTTGCTGGGGCATAAGAAAAAAGCGGATGCATTGGCCATGCATGTGTTGGCTCGCAGTCAAGGTGTGGCGACCTTAGCGAATGCATTTCATGATGAAAAATTTATTCGTTATGAAGTGGATGAGCTATTGGATTGGTTGCAGGCATATGTCTGA
- a CDS encoding PEP-CTERM sorting domain-containing protein — protein sequence MNKFFKGILACTLISLSFIASSSYATAILFEAIDFDIDAPISGISGSMSYETDFYTYFNLHSFDLTIKNKEYRLEDVDVSFIIDPTLDAMIGGDGNAWSIQAQGTDDFWFYFDPQTLHGFSFGYTTLEDDGLWWTTNISIAEVTVPEPSSLILLSLGLLGLGIRRKINK from the coding sequence ATGAATAAGTTTTTTAAAGGAATACTGGCATGCACACTGATATCACTCAGTTTTATTGCCAGCAGCAGTTATGCAACCGCCATTTTATTTGAAGCCATAGATTTTGATATCGATGCCCCAATATCCGGCATAAGTGGGTCAATGAGCTATGAGACGGATTTCTATACCTACTTCAATTTACATTCTTTCGATCTGACGATTAAAAATAAGGAATATCGATTGGAGGACGTAGATGTCAGCTTTATTATCGATCCTACACTGGATGCAATGATTGGGGGGGACGGGAATGCTTGGTCAATCCAAGCCCAGGGAACGGATGATTTCTGGTTCTATTTTGATCCACAAACTCTACATGGGTTCAGCTTTGGGTATACCACCCTTGAAGATGATGGACTTTGGTGGACGACAAATATTTCCATTGCTGAAGTAACTGTGCCGGAACCCTCTTCACTCATATTGCTATCTCTGGGACTGCTTGGTCTAGGCATCAGAAGAAAGATTAACAAATAA
- a CDS encoding DUF4386 domain-containing protein, with protein sequence MNTQVHSRLAGSLYLIIILCGLFAEVGARLNLIAYNDANLTAQNILQHTGLFRLGFATDTIMLLCDIALAVVLYQLLGSKAKTLTLIATLFRLIQAGIIAVSLLCFYGAYLLITQTVELQALETDQRNNYALFLLNMHSYGYDFGLLFFAITNMALGRIFIRYTSSAKLLGWALIAAAITYFMGSSIRFLTPGYSETFQPFYIIALAAELYFCFWLLFQKNGFRRSIYTS encoded by the coding sequence ATGAACACACAAGTACACAGTAGGCTAGCCGGCAGCTTATACCTGATTATTATTCTATGTGGTTTATTTGCAGAGGTAGGCGCTCGTCTGAACCTGATTGCCTATAATGATGCCAATCTCACAGCTCAGAATATTTTGCAGCATACCGGATTATTTCGACTGGGGTTTGCCACTGACACCATTATGCTTCTATGTGATATTGCGCTTGCCGTCGTACTGTATCAACTACTCGGTTCTAAAGCAAAAACCCTAACTTTAATCGCAACCTTATTTCGCTTAATTCAGGCAGGCATTATCGCTGTTAGTTTACTGTGTTTTTATGGTGCCTATCTTCTAATCACACAAACAGTTGAACTGCAAGCACTAGAGACAGATCAGCGCAATAACTACGCACTGTTTTTACTAAACATGCACAGCTACGGTTATGATTTCGGTTTACTGTTTTTTGCCATAACCAATATGGCGTTAGGGCGGATTTTTATCCGTTATACTTCATCGGCCAAACTTCTTGGCTGGGCATTAATCGCCGCAGCGATAACCTATTTTATGGGCTCAAGCATTCGCTTTTTAACGCCTGGCTACAGCGAAACATTTCAGCCTTTTTATATTATTGCGCTTGCGGCAGAACTCTATTTTTGTTTTTGGTTGCTATTCCAGAAGAATGGCTTTCGAAGAAGCATATACACAAGTTAA
- a CDS encoding 2-isopropylmalate synthase: protein MLNHTKYQRPQHFSFSQRTWPGEIARQAPRWCSVDLRDGNQALVEPMTVEQKFDLFFLLVDIGFKDIEIGFPSASQIDYDFARQLIEGNHIPDDVCVQVLVQAREELIAKTFAALEGAKQAIVHVYNSTSPLQRQRVFNKTEEEITQLAVQGAQWLVDYANIYPNTQWHFQYSPESFSQTEMPFALSVCNAVLDVFQPNKKRRVIINLPATVEATGPHEFADQVEYISSGLNHRNTVELCVHTHNDRGCAVAAAELACLAGADRVEGTLFGNGERTGNMDVISLAMNYYSHGIDPLLDLSQVERMAEVYQRCCNMPISPRHPWVGELVYTAFSGSHQDAIKKTMSLQQQDEPWQVAYLPIDPKDLGRDYQAIIQVNSQSGKGGISWLLQKHFGIELPRNMLIEFSQKVQAYTDANQGVVDKDILWYLLNQHYFAQDWVIEHLNLQNINGKEQLTVHGSHNNQAFVISQQGEGVLNTWLDALQRKWQREVEVILLKQYSQNRGNQSQAVAVIEALVNGEPRYALGMDKDTAKAPLLAACALV from the coding sequence ATGTTGAATCACACTAAATATCAACGACCACAACACTTTTCATTTTCGCAACGAACCTGGCCTGGAGAAATTGCGCGCCAGGCGCCTCGTTGGTGCTCTGTGGATTTGCGGGATGGTAATCAGGCATTGGTTGAACCGATGACGGTTGAACAGAAGTTTGATTTGTTTTTTCTGCTCGTGGACATTGGCTTTAAAGACATCGAAATCGGTTTTCCCTCTGCATCGCAAATTGATTACGATTTTGCCCGACAATTAATTGAAGGCAATCATATACCTGACGATGTTTGTGTTCAGGTGTTGGTGCAGGCGCGGGAAGAGTTAATTGCTAAAACCTTTGCCGCACTTGAGGGGGCGAAGCAAGCCATTGTGCATGTGTATAACTCCACTTCGCCTTTGCAGCGGCAACGCGTGTTCAATAAAACCGAAGAAGAAATAACGCAATTGGCGGTGCAGGGGGCGCAATGGTTGGTGGACTACGCCAATATCTATCCCAATACCCAATGGCATTTTCAATACAGCCCGGAAAGTTTTTCCCAAACGGAAATGCCCTTTGCATTGTCTGTGTGCAATGCGGTACTTGATGTTTTTCAACCGAATAAAAAGCGGCGAGTCATTATTAATTTACCGGCTACGGTGGAAGCCACTGGCCCTCACGAATTTGCTGATCAAGTGGAATATATTTCCAGCGGGTTAAATCATCGTAATACAGTGGAGCTGTGCGTGCACACCCATAATGATCGCGGTTGTGCCGTTGCCGCAGCAGAACTGGCGTGCCTCGCCGGAGCCGACCGGGTGGAAGGAACCTTATTTGGGAATGGCGAACGTACCGGCAATATGGATGTGATTAGTCTGGCCATGAATTATTACAGTCATGGTATTGATCCACTGTTAGATCTGAGTCAGGTCGAACGAATGGCAGAGGTGTATCAACGTTGCTGCAATATGCCGATATCGCCACGGCACCCCTGGGTAGGTGAATTGGTCTACACCGCATTTTCCGGCAGTCATCAGGATGCCATCAAAAAGACAATGTCCCTACAACAACAGGACGAACCCTGGCAAGTGGCGTATTTACCGATAGATCCAAAAGACTTGGGGCGAGACTACCAAGCCATTATTCAAGTCAACTCACAATCTGGTAAAGGTGGCATCAGTTGGTTATTACAAAAACACTTTGGTATCGAATTGCCGCGCAATATGTTGATTGAATTCAGTCAAAAAGTACAAGCCTATACGGATGCTAATCAGGGCGTAGTGGATAAAGACATACTGTGGTATTTGCTCAATCAACACTACTTTGCGCAAGACTGGGTCATTGAGCATCTCAACCTGCAAAATATTAATGGTAAAGAACAACTTACTGTTCACGGTTCCCATAATAACCAGGCGTTTGTTATTAGCCAGCAGGGCGAAGGGGTATTAAATACTTGGCTAGATGCATTGCAGAGGAAGTGGCAGCGAGAGGTGGAAGTCATTCTGTTAAAACAATATTCGCAAAATCGAGGTAATCAAAGCCAGGCCGTAGCGGTAATAGAGGCGTTGGTAAACGGAGAACCCCGCTATGCATTGGGCATGGATAAAGATACCGCAAAAGCACCGTTATTGGCGGCTTGTGCGTTGGTGTAG
- a CDS encoding enoyl-CoA hydratase-related protein yields MMIEIEIIERVVVVRLARPNALNALSQDMLEHILASLVPLDSNPNIGCFLITGDQRAFAAGADIKEMHQKSYDDMLHTDYFSRWEQFSQLRTPKIAAVQGFALGGGCELAMMCDLIYAAEDATFAQPEITLGVMPGIGGTQRLTRLVGKSKAMELILTGRRIDAYEAERIGLVSRVFANEQLWQQSLSIAQTIASYSKSATMMAKEAVNHAEDMSLGEGLRFERRLFHALFATANQKEGMSAFIEKRPANFVNGDRHVESH; encoded by the coding sequence ATGATGATTGAGATAGAAATTATTGAACGCGTGGTGGTGGTGCGTTTGGCAAGGCCGAATGCGCTAAATGCTTTATCACAGGATATGCTCGAACATATTCTGGCAAGCCTGGTGCCTCTGGACAGTAATCCCAATATTGGTTGCTTTTTAATAACCGGAGATCAACGAGCGTTTGCAGCGGGTGCGGATATTAAAGAAATGCATCAAAAAAGTTACGACGATATGTTGCACACCGATTATTTTTCCCGTTGGGAACAATTCAGCCAATTACGCACACCGAAAATTGCTGCGGTACAAGGTTTTGCCTTGGGTGGCGGCTGCGAATTGGCGATGATGTGCGATTTAATTTATGCCGCCGAAGACGCGACCTTTGCTCAGCCGGAAATTACTTTAGGGGTTATGCCGGGAATTGGAGGCACGCAACGGCTCACTCGTTTGGTGGGCAAAAGCAAAGCTATGGAGTTAATTCTTACCGGCCGGCGCATCGACGCCTACGAAGCTGAACGTATTGGCCTGGTCAGTCGAGTGTTTGCTAACGAACAACTCTGGCAACAAAGCCTGAGTATCGCGCAAACCATTGCCAGCTATTCCAAGTCTGCCACCATGATGGCCAAGGAAGCCGTGAATCACGCAGAAGATATGTCTCTGGGGGAAGGCCTGCGTTTTGAGCGGCGACTCTTTCACGCACTATTTGCCACCGCCAATCAAAAGGAAGGCATGTCGGCATTTATTGAGAAACGTCCGGCCAATTTTGTTAATGGAGATCGACATGTTGAATCACACTAA
- a CDS encoding amino acid adenylation domain-containing protein: protein MATLVQSLPVQGKESLFFQLGFAQQQALPIEHLEHAFSNFVRLQPERIAIRHLNQSISYRDLDEKATRLAVYLQQQGVSAGERVGVFLHRGIPMVIAMLACFKLGATYVPQHAKVAPLSQLDYVIKTSGIRWVVTIDEYMDKLAELDVNRLNLSEFNYQTLVGEVLVKPLVHGGDTAFILFTSGTTGDPNGVAVSHKNVANIILLAPGNLAIKPGVKVSQILSIAFDMAAWEIWGCLCNGGELIIRGASIQEACEQANVIIATPSILSSLNTSKLTQVKRAIVAGEPCPRSLAERWHSFCDFYNSCGPTETTIVNTVAKFDPKKPLSIGKPTPNNTVYILDDELSPLPIGEVGIMWAGGDCVTQGYINNPELNAFRYRDDPYHPGKKMFRTGDLGRWNEYGELEHLGRVDDQVKVKGFRIELDAVAKQIESLNGVKRAVVIKYNSQHMVGFYLGEQQQANTIKCVIETKLPYYCVPTVTVQLEAFPYTNRGKIDKRALLAFAKEHYSKKLEVEHE, encoded by the coding sequence ATGGCTACTTTAGTACAGTCTTTGCCAGTGCAAGGTAAAGAATCATTATTTTTTCAATTGGGTTTCGCTCAACAACAAGCATTACCGATTGAACACTTAGAGCATGCGTTCTCAAATTTTGTCCGACTTCAACCAGAACGAATAGCAATTCGGCATTTAAACCAAAGCATTTCATATCGTGACCTGGATGAGAAAGCAACCAGGCTGGCGGTGTATTTACAGCAGCAAGGTGTGAGCGCTGGTGAAAGGGTAGGTGTTTTCCTGCATCGGGGCATCCCTATGGTGATTGCCATGCTGGCCTGCTTTAAGCTCGGTGCAACCTATGTCCCGCAACACGCAAAAGTTGCTCCGCTTTCTCAGCTGGATTATGTCATTAAAACATCGGGTATACGTTGGGTTGTCACCATTGATGAGTACATGGACAAACTTGCGGAGCTGGATGTTAACAGGCTTAATTTATCGGAATTTAATTATCAAACACTTGTGGGAGAGGTCCTGGTCAAGCCCCTGGTACATGGTGGTGATACCGCATTTATTTTATTTACCTCTGGCACAACCGGTGACCCCAATGGCGTGGCGGTATCCCATAAAAATGTAGCGAATATTATTTTACTTGCACCGGGAAACCTCGCGATTAAACCTGGGGTGAAGGTCAGTCAGATATTATCTATTGCCTTTGATATGGCGGCCTGGGAAATCTGGGGGTGTTTGTGTAATGGGGGCGAACTCATTATTCGTGGCGCCTCGATTCAGGAAGCCTGCGAGCAGGCTAATGTGATTATTGCCACACCGTCTATTTTGTCATCGCTCAATACCAGCAAGTTAACCCAGGTAAAACGCGCGATCGTGGCAGGGGAACCTTGTCCAAGATCGTTAGCTGAACGCTGGCATAGCTTCTGTGATTTTTATAATTCCTGCGGGCCAACCGAAACCACCATCGTCAACACCGTTGCGAAATTTGATCCGAAAAAACCGTTAAGCATTGGCAAGCCCACACCCAATAATACCGTTTATATTCTTGATGACGAGTTATCTCCTTTGCCAATTGGCGAGGTAGGTATTATGTGGGCCGGCGGTGACTGCGTAACACAGGGCTATATAAATAACCCGGAACTCAATGCCTTTCGCTATCGCGATGACCCTTATCACCCCGGCAAAAAAATGTTTCGTACCGGTGATCTCGGACGCTGGAATGAATACGGTGAACTGGAACATTTAGGACGGGTTGACGATCAGGTAAAAGTGAAAGGGTTCCGGATTGAACTCGATGCAGTAGCAAAACAAATCGAATCCTTAAACGGCGTAAAACGCGCCGTAGTGATTAAATATAACTCGCAGCATATGGTGGGGTTCTATTTAGGCGAACAGCAGCAAGCTAATACCATTAAATGCGTGATAGAAACCAAATTACCCTATTACTGTGTACCGACGGTCACGGTTCAATTAGAAGCCTTTCCCTACACCAATCGCGGCAAAATCGACAAGCGTGCATTACTTGCTTTCGCCAAAGAACATTACAGCAAGAAACTGGAGGTGGAGCATGAATAG
- a CDS encoding SymE family type I addiction module toxin, whose translation MLLEQNNTRYSSNSNVQYTRLDQSNLQFQPLLSCIKSETTEPFIPLLLPRDSNQDNPQQQTVLFYWQTTTQRKISEPKDEYRTKQKESGSPKTEKVIYTQYPPIKTITRQRQVPVVYLQGYWLEQAGFTVGTYFTVEVIENSLVLTAHKGSNEDNSNS comes from the coding sequence ATGTTATTGGAACAGAACAACACTCGATATTCCTCCAACTCAAACGTTCAATACACCAGGCTCGACCAAAGTAATCTGCAGTTTCAACCACTCCTATCCTGCATAAAGAGTGAAACGACCGAACCCTTTATTCCATTGCTTTTACCCAGGGATAGCAACCAGGACAACCCCCAACAGCAAACCGTGTTGTTCTACTGGCAAACAACCACACAGCGCAAAATTTCTGAACCCAAAGACGAATACCGAACCAAACAGAAAGAAAGCGGCTCCCCCAAAACTGAAAAAGTTATCTATACCCAATATCCCCCCATTAAAACGATTACCCGCCAGCGTCAGGTTCCCGTGGTTTATCTTCAGGGATATTGGCTCGAACAAGCAGGCTTTACTGTAGGCACCTACTTCACCGTGGAAGTCATAGAAAATAGCCTGGTTCTTACAGCCCATAAAGGCAGTAACGAAGACAATTCCAATTCGTAA
- a CDS encoding bifunctional acetate--CoA ligase family protein/GNAT family N-acetyltransferase, translated as MTLTHIRQLLAPSSVAVIGASNRRDRAGHAVMRNLLQGGFAGPIMPVTPKYEAVNGVFAYKTIDSLPIAPDLAIICNRAERVPMLVEELGRKGCKSAIVIAAGLTGIVNEKGQSLQQETKEIAKRWGVSLFGPHSLGIMVPEIGLNASYAHTTALPGKLAFVSQSAAVCATILDWAQPRGIGFSKFLSVGDAADIDFDELIDYLGQDPRTRAILLYIDVIRDGRRFMSAARAASFHKPIIVIKGGQTATGTEIVTHGSEDITCLDAVYDTAFRRAGMLRVSDFRDLFTAVEILAHSKPLNSEKLTLVANGIGPVALATDTLVQKGGRLTTLKKQTIEKLKEVIPQGGRYENPVNLLGDASPERYAEVIEILMQAEEVENLVILHSPSALRASESYAEKVIATIKKVPEIRRPSVLVNWAGELAAQNARKKFNAANIPSFRTPEAVVTAFMHMVQYRRNQKQLLETPESTELNSQEDTGLAKDIVSVALDQGRTFLEPSACSELLHAYGIHSEITRIAETAEEAADEADAMGYPVALKILFKDMSSNANLGDVALNLSDRNDVLNNAKGMLERARKVYPDVEIDGFSLQSMARRPGAHHLRICVKNTPVFGPAIFLGESSRGWDLARSAVVALPPLNMALARYLVIQALAEGKIRERHLSEPLDRQALCYLLTQVSQLMVDNPNISELDINPILATKNDLIVMNCHIQISHEKNECAIRPYPKEFEEKYIMRNGEEILLRPIRPEDEKPHEKFDQSLTKEDRYQRYFGEVPLLDHEKLALMTQIDYDREIAFIATSHDFDGHPQTLGVVRAKMDPDNIEAEFAIITRSDMKGLGIGKKLMEKIIDYCRQQGTRILMGVTQTQNTGMAGLARRLGFTVKHDFEEGVISMRLDLQKQLENNSPEEK; from the coding sequence ATGACTTTAACTCATATTCGACAGCTACTCGCGCCTTCCTCTGTTGCCGTTATCGGCGCTTCCAACAGGCGGGATCGTGCCGGGCACGCCGTAATGAGAAATCTGTTACAGGGCGGTTTTGCCGGGCCAATTATGCCCGTTACCCCAAAATACGAAGCGGTAAACGGGGTGTTTGCCTACAAAACCATAGATAGCCTGCCCATCGCGCCCGATCTGGCCATTATCTGCAACCGGGCTGAACGTGTTCCCATGTTAGTCGAAGAGTTGGGAAGAAAAGGGTGCAAAAGCGCCATTGTGATTGCCGCGGGTTTAACCGGCATCGTGAATGAAAAAGGACAAAGCCTGCAGCAGGAAACCAAGGAAATTGCCAAGCGTTGGGGGGTAAGCCTGTTTGGTCCGCACTCGCTGGGAATCATGGTGCCCGAAATTGGTTTAAACGCCAGCTATGCGCATACCACAGCACTGCCTGGCAAGCTGGCGTTTGTGTCTCAATCCGCAGCTGTCTGCGCAACAATTCTGGATTGGGCTCAACCCCGAGGTATTGGCTTCTCCAAGTTCCTATCGGTGGGGGATGCAGCGGATATCGATTTTGACGAACTGATTGATTACCTCGGGCAAGATCCACGAACCCGCGCGATTCTTTTATACATTGATGTTATCCGGGATGGTCGGCGTTTTATGTCTGCGGCACGTGCTGCATCGTTTCATAAACCCATCATCGTTATTAAGGGCGGACAAACGGCAACGGGAACCGAAATTGTTACCCACGGCAGTGAAGACATAACCTGTTTGGATGCCGTCTATGACACGGCGTTTCGACGAGCCGGTATGCTGCGGGTAAGCGATTTTCGCGACCTGTTCACCGCCGTTGAAATTCTGGCTCACTCCAAACCATTAAACAGTGAAAAGTTGACATTGGTTGCAAACGGTATCGGCCCGGTAGCGCTGGCGACCGATACGTTGGTGCAAAAAGGTGGACGTTTAACCACGTTAAAAAAACAGACCATCGAAAAGCTGAAAGAGGTCATTCCCCAAGGTGGTCGGTATGAAAACCCGGTCAATTTATTGGGGGACGCATCGCCCGAACGCTATGCCGAAGTCATCGAAATTCTGATGCAGGCTGAAGAGGTGGAAAACCTGGTTATTCTGCATTCCCCTTCTGCCCTTCGAGCCAGTGAATCCTACGCGGAAAAAGTGATCGCCACGATTAAAAAAGTCCCTGAGATCCGACGCCCCAGTGTGCTAGTGAACTGGGCGGGTGAACTGGCGGCACAGAACGCCAGGAAAAAATTTAATGCTGCCAACATTCCTTCATTTCGAACACCGGAAGCGGTGGTGACTGCGTTTATGCATATGGTGCAATACCGCCGTAACCAAAAACAATTGCTGGAAACACCGGAATCGACCGAACTGAACAGTCAGGAAGATACCGGCTTGGCAAAAGACATTGTCAGCGTTGCTCTGGATCAGGGACGCACATTCCTGGAACCGAGCGCCTGCAGTGAATTGTTACATGCATACGGTATTCATTCGGAAATCACCCGTATTGCCGAAACAGCAGAGGAGGCCGCGGACGAAGCTGATGCGATGGGCTATCCGGTTGCGCTAAAAATTCTATTTAAAGATATGTCTTCCAATGCAAACCTTGGCGATGTGGCGCTGAACCTTAGTGACCGGAATGATGTGTTGAATAATGCAAAGGGAATGCTGGAGCGTGCGCGAAAAGTTTATCCCGATGTTGAGATCGATGGATTTTCGTTGCAGTCCATGGCGCGGCGACCAGGAGCGCACCACTTGCGTATCTGTGTGAAAAATACACCAGTGTTTGGACCTGCGATTTTTCTTGGGGAAAGCAGTCGAGGCTGGGACTTGGCTCGCAGTGCAGTTGTAGCGCTTCCGCCCCTAAACATGGCGCTGGCACGCTATTTGGTCATTCAGGCCTTGGCGGAAGGCAAAATTCGCGAGCGACATCTTAGTGAACCTTTGGATCGGCAGGCTTTATGTTACCTGTTAACTCAGGTTAGTCAGCTTATGGTGGACAACCCGAATATCTCCGAGCTGGACATCAACCCCATTCTGGCAACCAAAAATGACTTGATCGTGATGAATTGTCACATTCAGATTTCGCACGAAAAAAATGAGTGTGCTATTCGACCGTACCCGAAAGAGTTTGAAGAAAAGTACATCATGCGTAACGGGGAAGAAATTCTTTTACGGCCGATTCGACCGGAAGATGAAAAACCCCATGAAAAATTTGACCAATCCCTGACGAAAGAAGATCGCTATCAACGATATTTTGGGGAAGTCCCCTTGCTGGATCATGAAAAGCTGGCGTTGATGACGCAAATCGATTACGACCGGGAAATTGCCTTTATTGCGACCAGTCATGACTTTGACGGCCATCCGCAAACGCTCGGTGTTGTGAGAGCGAAAATGGACCCGGATAATATTGAAGCCGAGTTTGCCATTATTACGCGCTCGGATATGAAAGGTTTGGGTATTGGCAAAAAGTTGATGGAAAAAATAATCGACTACTGTCGTCAACAAGGAACCCGGATTTTAATGGGCGTCACCCAAACTCAAAACACCGGTATGGCAGGTTTGGCCAGACGTTTAGGCTTCACCGTTAAGCACGATTTTGAAGAAGGTGTGATCAGCATGCGGTTGGATTTGCAAAAGCAGCTGGAAAATAATTCCCCAGAAGAAAAATAA
- a CDS encoding GGDEF domain-containing protein, with product MTEHSLLESVVHITEERDKRSLGRVLIEVLADFIDFDDVILFILPDQIEPEYIEQVASIPKDARMNRLSPITSDYGEKRVYLDSSMRHCIAACAVIHGDAGGASRVLFPLVVNQKVAGVLDLYGAELDHAAEKMIQGFIRIYCNFVDVLDDSERDALTGLYNRKTFDAKFSDLVVTAGAETSKPFRDGEERRLGITAESYWLGILDIDRFKQINDSFGHLYGDEVLLLFSDIMRESFRTNDLLFRYGGEEFLVVLSLCSDADAILVFERFRNAIENRIFPQVGEITVSVGMTKIAPEKHPSSIIEKADKALYFAKEHGRNRVCAYEKLVADGLIKERGVADDIELF from the coding sequence ATGACTGAACATAGTCTATTGGAATCCGTTGTTCATATTACCGAAGAGCGCGATAAACGCTCATTGGGGCGAGTGCTTATCGAAGTGCTTGCAGATTTTATCGACTTTGACGATGTGATTCTTTTTATCTTGCCCGACCAGATCGAGCCTGAGTATATCGAGCAGGTTGCCTCCATCCCCAAAGATGCACGCATGAATAGGTTAAGCCCGATCACGTCGGACTATGGCGAAAAGCGTGTCTACCTTGATAGTTCGATGCGTCATTGCATTGCTGCCTGTGCGGTTATTCATGGTGACGCAGGAGGCGCTTCGCGGGTGTTGTTTCCGCTGGTGGTTAACCAAAAAGTTGCCGGAGTGCTCGACCTTTATGGTGCTGAGTTGGATCACGCCGCCGAGAAAATGATCCAGGGTTTTATTCGTATATATTGCAACTTCGTGGATGTTCTTGATGACAGTGAACGGGATGCTCTGACTGGTTTGTATAACCGCAAAACCTTTGATGCGAAATTCTCGGACCTGGTTGTTACTGCCGGGGCTGAAACTAGTAAACCATTTCGAGATGGGGAAGAGCGTCGATTAGGCATCACGGCAGAAAGCTATTGGTTGGGCATTCTGGATATTGACCGGTTCAAGCAAATAAATGATTCCTTTGGTCATCTTTACGGTGATGAAGTCCTTCTGCTGTTTTCTGACATTATGCGCGAATCCTTCAGAACCAACGACCTGCTGTTCCGCTACGGTGGAGAAGAGTTTCTCGTCGTGTTATCGCTTTGTTCCGATGCGGATGCGATTCTGGTCTTTGAACGTTTTCGCAACGCCATCGAGAATCGAATTTTTCCCCAGGTTGGAGAAATAACCGTCAGTGTCGGTATGACCAAAATTGCTCCAGAAAAACATCCATCATCCATTATTGAAAAAGCAGACAAAGCGCTTTATTTTGCCAAGGAGCACGGGCGGAATCGGGTGTGTGCCTATGAGAAACTGGTTGCCGATGGTTTGATCAAAGAGCGTGGTGTTGCGGACGATATAGAACTTTTCTAA